Proteins encoded together in one Deinococcus irradiatisoli window:
- a CDS encoding mannose-1-phosphate guanylyltransferase, translating to MFHPVILAGESGELLWPLPRQRRPKQFLTLDGGGRSLQQATVDRLLAVSGSPDALMVVTANEHRSQLLEQLPEFLLVEPIDRDTAAVPYTALTIFRHEPDTVLGLFPTDHRTTDQAVCQVMQAQAINYARDHDVPVTLGIQPNYPVTGYGYIECGQAHTAFEDAAVHYVRRFTEKPASETAADFLSCGTYLWNSGIYIWRVHSILDAFARYMLDLYAQMSEMASMRGGMWQVYPELSKISIEYAMLGHAQSVVGIPSDFGWNALRDCNALGRLL from the coding sequence ATGTTTCATCCTGTCATTCTGGCCGGTGAAAGCGGCGAACTCCTCTGGCCACTTCCGAGGCAGCGCAGGCCCAAACAATTCCTGACCCTTGACGGCGGTGGCCGCAGTCTCCAGCAAGCCACCGTCGACCGCTTGCTGGCCGTTAGCGGCTCGCCCGACGCACTGATGGTGGTTACAGCCAACGAGCACCGCTCGCAGTTACTGGAACAGCTGCCGGAATTCTTGCTAGTCGAGCCGATAGACCGCGATACGGCGGCGGTGCCGTACACTGCTCTGACCATCTTCCGCCACGAGCCCGACACGGTGCTGGGCCTATTTCCTACCGACCACCGCACCACCGATCAGGCAGTATGTCAGGTAATGCAAGCACAGGCGATCAATTACGCCCGCGACCACGATGTGCCGGTAACGCTAGGTATTCAGCCAAACTACCCAGTCACCGGCTACGGTTATATCGAGTGCGGTCAGGCCCATACAGCGTTCGAGGATGCGGCGGTGCATTACGTCCGACGCTTTACAGAGAAACCCGCCAGTGAAACGGCAGCCGATTTTTTGTCGTGCGGCACATACCTCTGGAACAGCGGTATCTATATCTGGCGGGTGCATAGCATTCTGGACGCCTTTGCGCGCTACATGCTGGACCTGTACGCTCAGATGAGCGAGATGGCCAGCATGCGCGGTGGCATGTGGCAGGTCTACCCTGAGTTGTCCAAGATCAGCATCGAATATGCGATGCTGGGACATGCACAGAGCGTAGTAGGCATTCCATCCGACTTCGGCTGGAACGCTCTGCGCGACTGTAATGCCCTGGGGCGACTGCTGTGA
- a CDS encoding glycosyltransferase codes for MKIVHNIDLIGRASYGLGTVCEALAVNQKRLGHNVEIWATESASTANQIDPLLRESIRYFHSIIPHFYLSTDQILAAKQQDSIEIMHQHGVWTAKSLTTLEAAKRGATTVISPHGSFQNWALKKSKLKKAVARLLYENKNFDSANGFHAVSESEAQEIRNLGVDSPIAVIPNGISTNWINDPATGTSFRRKFDIPSNVRILLYLSRITPKKGIPLMLEALKNINIDRDSWQIIIAGVTNSIIWKS; via the coding sequence ATGAAAATTGTTCATAACATAGATTTAATCGGCAGAGCTTCTTATGGCTTGGGAACCGTATGTGAAGCTTTAGCCGTAAATCAAAAAAGACTGGGGCACAATGTTGAGATATGGGCCACAGAAAGTGCTTCGACGGCGAATCAGATAGATCCTTTATTAAGAGAAAGTATTAGATATTTCCATAGTATCATACCGCATTTTTATTTAAGCACAGATCAAATATTAGCCGCTAAGCAACAAGACAGCATAGAGATAATGCATCAACACGGAGTATGGACTGCAAAATCTCTTACTACATTAGAGGCTGCTAAAAGGGGTGCTACAACCGTTATATCACCGCACGGATCTTTCCAAAACTGGGCTCTTAAAAAATCAAAACTTAAAAAGGCTGTTGCAAGGCTCCTTTACGAAAACAAGAACTTTGATAGCGCAAACGGATTCCATGCTGTTTCAGAATCTGAGGCACAAGAGATAAGAAACCTCGGTGTAGACTCCCCTATTGCAGTAATCCCGAATGGCATTTCCACGAACTGGATCAATGACCCAGCAACTGGAACTAGCTTTCGGAGGAAGTTTGACATTCCATCCAATGTACGTATTTTACTATATCTTTCAAGAATTACTCCAAAAAAAGGCATTCCTCTAATGCTTGAGGCACTGAAAAACATTAATATTGACAGAGATAGCTGGCAAATAATCATAGCAGGGGTGACGAATTCAATCATTTGGAAGAGTTAA
- a CDS encoding glycosyltransferase family 4 protein, whose product MKIMYIAYFDASVISGVSKKIFDQCRAWSANHEVELLVMTPKKPLKDVSGDGKFKIHFMIYKNRIQQIVLPFFIKTKHIDLIYFRYGTYHPIFEVIFHRLPTIIEFNSNHKLEHHNNLSRLKTLFHSLTRERLNRLAKGFVFVTDELKADFSCKGRPSIVLGNSIDLKRFKILKPVYNASTKAVFIGTPGCEWHGVEVLPRLAEVLKDWEIHIIGYPRDYFDNKPENVIIHGYLDIKDYQTILEQCDVAIASLALYKNNMTEGSTLKLREYLAFGLPCIAGHRDVDFPEQVDYILTVPNTSDGILKDIQAVRRFADAWKGKRVARDSIKHLDTEYKENQRLDFFKYIIGTQQ is encoded by the coding sequence ATGAAGATAATGTATATTGCATACTTCGATGCTTCAGTTATATCTGGGGTTTCAAAAAAAATCTTTGACCAATGTAGAGCCTGGTCGGCAAATCATGAGGTAGAATTACTAGTAATGACTCCTAAAAAGCCACTTAAAGACGTCAGTGGAGATGGAAAGTTCAAGATACATTTTATGATATATAAAAACAGAATACAGCAAATTGTTTTACCATTTTTTATAAAAACAAAGCATATAGATCTCATATATTTTAGATATGGCACATATCATCCAATTTTTGAGGTAATATTTCATAGATTACCTACGATTATAGAGTTTAATTCAAATCATAAACTTGAACACCATAACAACCTCAGTAGACTTAAGACTCTATTTCATTCCTTGACACGTGAGCGGCTCAATCGCCTCGCAAAAGGATTTGTGTTTGTCACAGATGAGCTTAAAGCTGATTTCTCATGTAAAGGAAGACCAAGTATTGTCTTGGGAAATAGTATTGATCTCAAGCGATTTAAAATATTGAAGCCCGTATATAATGCAAGTACAAAGGCAGTTTTCATCGGTACACCGGGTTGTGAGTGGCATGGGGTAGAAGTGTTGCCACGATTAGCAGAAGTATTGAAGGATTGGGAGATACATATTATAGGATATCCTCGCGACTACTTCGATAATAAACCGGAAAACGTTATAATCCATGGCTACCTAGATATTAAAGATTACCAAACGATCCTAGAACAATGTGATGTAGCCATAGCTAGTTTAGCGTTATATAAGAATAATATGACCGAAGGCTCTACACTAAAATTAAGAGAGTATCTAGCATTTGGACTTCCTTGTATTGCAGGCCATAGAGATGTTGATTTCCCCGAACAGGTGGATTATATACTTACCGTGCCTAATACGTCCGACGGTATTCTCAAGGATATCCAAGCGGTAAGACGTTTCGCAGATGCTTGGAAAGGCAAACGAGTGGCCCGAGATTCAATAAAACACTTAGATACCGAATATAAAGAGAATCAAAGATTAGACTTCTTTAAATATATTATAGGAACGCAACAATGA
- a CDS encoding nucleotide sugar dehydrogenase produces the protein MDSSNLPTIQIFGLGYIGLPTAAIMSNVGFKVIGVDVVQKVVENLNKGLLHISEPGLEDLVKEGVSSGRLFATMTPQEADVHIIAVPTPIHDDKTPDIDYVVSATKSIAGVIKTGNLVILESTVPPLTCENLISKQIENDTGLVAGRDYHLVHCPERVIPGKIIYELIHNDRIVGGTTPEATHYASEIYSQFVKGKLLQTTATTAEMCKLMENTYRDVNIALANEFAAVAERLNFNVSEAIELANHHPRVNIHNPSIGVGGHCIPVDPWFIINSAFEQTSLIQTARNINDEKPIIVANKIIEVANYDSSKSVALLGLTYKADVDDIRESPAIQITKIVSNALSNRIMICDPYVKNFNREEFSNFKGEIVDMEEVMSQANIIFILVGHSIFNNLQINKGQALFHVYNGQYSLSGPQEAKSI, from the coding sequence ATGGACTCAAGCAACCTACCAACGATACAGATATTCGGTTTGGGTTATATCGGTTTGCCCACAGCAGCGATAATGTCTAATGTGGGTTTTAAAGTTATCGGCGTAGATGTCGTTCAGAAAGTCGTCGAAAATCTCAATAAAGGGTTATTGCATATTTCTGAACCTGGTCTAGAAGATTTAGTCAAAGAAGGTGTGAGTTCAGGTCGATTGTTCGCGACAATGACACCGCAAGAGGCCGATGTACATATTATTGCGGTTCCTACTCCTATTCACGACGACAAAACACCCGATATTGATTATGTAGTCAGTGCAACCAAATCTATTGCGGGTGTTATTAAAACAGGCAATCTTGTTATATTAGAATCTACCGTACCCCCTTTAACTTGCGAAAACTTGATATCGAAACAAATCGAAAATGATACAGGACTTGTAGCAGGAAGGGACTATCATCTTGTCCATTGCCCAGAAAGGGTCATACCTGGAAAAATCATATATGAACTCATTCATAATGATAGAATTGTAGGAGGTACTACACCAGAGGCAACGCATTATGCTTCAGAAATCTATAGTCAGTTTGTTAAGGGAAAACTATTACAAACAACTGCTACTACAGCTGAGATGTGCAAACTTATGGAAAATACTTATCGAGATGTTAATATTGCTTTGGCTAACGAATTCGCCGCAGTTGCTGAGAGATTGAATTTTAATGTGTCAGAAGCTATAGAATTGGCCAACCATCATCCAAGAGTGAATATACATAATCCAAGTATTGGGGTCGGTGGACACTGCATCCCAGTGGATCCATGGTTCATTATAAATTCTGCCTTTGAACAAACTAGCTTAATACAAACTGCCAGAAACATAAATGATGAGAAGCCCATCATAGTCGCCAACAAGATCATAGAAGTAGCAAATTATGATTCAAGTAAATCAGTGGCTTTATTAGGACTTACATATAAAGCTGACGTAGATGATATCAGAGAGTCTCCTGCTATACAGATAACAAAAATTGTATCAAATGCTTTAAGTAATCGAATTATGATATGTGATCCTTATGTAAAGAACTTTAACAGAGAAGAATTTTCAAATTTCAAGGGTGAGATTGTAGATATGGAGGAGGTAATGTCTCAGGCAAATATAATCTTTATTTTGGTAGGACACAGTATATTTAACAATCTTCAAATAAACAAGGGCCAAGCCTTGTTTCATGTCTATAATGGCCAGTATAGCTTAAGCGGTCCGCAAGAGGCTAAATCAATTTGA
- a CDS encoding NAD-dependent epimerase/dehydratase family protein, with protein MRVGITGARGLIGWHLHAFLRTIPAVKVVVADRHTFAEPEALIQFVSGCDAVIHLAGMNRGDEGEVARTNVALTRQLSEALWAAEGQPQVVFSSSIHIDRDTPYGISKRKSAQLLAEWAVQAGGTFTNLVLPGVFGEGGRPFYNSVVSTFCHQLAAGQIPEVQVNAPMQQLHAQEVARLIFSVLTEKRTGEIRPPGHHLTVTDLLTHLRSLADAYAQNIFPALRDSFERDLFNTYRSYLFPHHFPVPLTIHRDARGELFEAVKGHSGGQSFLSTTRPGITRGNHYHTRKVERFLVVQGQAQIKLRRVLSNEIVCFEVDGASPAYVDIPTLYTHNITNVGQNDLTTLFWTNEFFDPAAPDTTAEEVALHA; from the coding sequence ATGCGTGTCGGGATCACGGGCGCGCGTGGCCTGATCGGCTGGCACTTACACGCTTTTCTCCGCACTATCCCTGCGGTAAAGGTTGTGGTGGCAGACCGCCATACCTTTGCAGAACCAGAGGCACTTATACAATTCGTTTCAGGCTGCGACGCGGTGATTCACCTCGCCGGAATGAACCGTGGAGATGAGGGCGAGGTAGCGCGCACGAACGTAGCCTTGACTCGGCAATTATCAGAGGCTCTATGGGCGGCTGAGGGCCAGCCCCAAGTCGTCTTTTCCTCTAGTATCCATATTGACCGGGACACACCTTATGGCATCTCCAAGCGCAAGAGCGCGCAGCTTCTGGCCGAATGGGCAGTACAGGCGGGTGGGACCTTCACCAATCTTGTGCTACCTGGAGTGTTTGGGGAAGGGGGCAGGCCCTTTTACAACTCAGTAGTCTCGACTTTCTGCCATCAGCTTGCAGCCGGACAGATACCCGAAGTGCAGGTGAATGCACCTATGCAACAGCTTCACGCACAAGAGGTAGCCCGTCTGATCTTCTCTGTGCTGACTGAGAAGCGGACAGGGGAAATTCGTCCACCAGGACATCACCTCACGGTAACGGACCTGTTGACTCACCTGCGCAGCTTGGCAGATGCCTACGCCCAGAACATCTTTCCAGCACTGCGCGACTCCTTTGAGCGGGATCTGTTCAACACCTACCGTTCGTACCTCTTTCCACATCACTTTCCAGTTCCCTTGACCATTCACCGCGATGCCCGAGGTGAGCTCTTCGAAGCGGTTAAAGGCCACAGTGGCGGGCAATCATTTCTATCCACTACGCGCCCCGGCATCACGCGCGGCAACCACTACCACACTCGCAAGGTCGAGCGCTTTCTGGTAGTGCAAGGACAGGCCCAAATCAAGCTGCGCCGTGTCTTAAGTAACGAAATAGTGTGTTTTGAGGTAGATGGCGCTTCCCCAGCCTACGTGGACATTCCCACGCTTTACACACATAACATTACCAATGTGGGCCAGAATGACCTCACAACCTTATTCTGGACCAACGAATTCTTTGATCCGGCTGCGCCTGACACTACCGCTGAGGAAGTAGCACTACATGCGTAA
- a CDS encoding oligosaccharide flippase family protein, translating into MYFSKKSTLGTTTLLASGAAISQIIVIVAAPLLTRFYSPQEFGILAIYVSIVNSLGLVLAGRYDQAIYIAKDEREIYGLTYLSVILALLSAVSLTAISGFLISYFFSSFLETYKVYWPVFLLGIFTYSVYQTLISKNVKTKNAFSISKSRTIQSIGIVLIQILMVTFKFSVSGLIIGQVLGQITGLPTILKSRYNYKSINLIYLRELAVKYRSFPYYNVWSSLLNSSSITLLPIIISNTHGIGAAGYYALSQRVIGLPMGVIGIAISQSYALELGNAQSYVAVYGLFKSTLRNTSILGLIVMLISICSYFLSYFVWRVVARSWEIYCYSFLCFFYASTCVPYIANC; encoded by the coding sequence ATGTATTTCTCTAAGAAGAGTACCTTAGGGACGACTACTCTTCTGGCAAGCGGTGCCGCTATAAGCCAAATTATAGTCATTGTCGCCGCACCACTTCTTACTAGATTTTATTCTCCACAAGAGTTCGGGATTTTAGCTATATATGTCTCTATAGTCAATAGTTTAGGCCTCGTATTGGCTGGTAGATATGATCAGGCTATATATATAGCGAAAGACGAACGAGAGATATATGGACTAACGTATCTAAGCGTAATATTAGCACTGTTATCAGCAGTATCTCTTACGGCTATCTCCGGGTTTCTTATTTCATATTTTTTTTCAAGTTTCCTTGAAACATACAAGGTGTACTGGCCTGTTTTTTTGTTAGGTATATTCACTTATTCGGTTTATCAAACATTAATATCCAAAAATGTAAAGACAAAAAATGCCTTTTCTATATCCAAATCCCGTACAATTCAAAGTATCGGAATAGTATTAATTCAAATTTTGATGGTTACCTTTAAATTTAGTGTTTCTGGTTTAATCATAGGGCAAGTCTTAGGGCAAATTACAGGACTACCAACTATTTTGAAAAGCAGATATAATTACAAATCAATCAACTTAATCTATTTAAGAGAATTAGCTGTAAAATATCGTTCTTTTCCTTATTATAATGTTTGGTCATCCCTTCTGAATAGCTCATCTATAACACTTTTACCGATAATTATTTCTAATACTCATGGTATAGGCGCAGCAGGATACTATGCTTTATCGCAAAGGGTTATTGGTCTACCAATGGGTGTCATTGGAATTGCTATATCGCAATCGTATGCTCTAGAACTAGGTAACGCACAGAGCTATGTGGCTGTTTATGGGCTGTTCAAGTCTACGTTAAGGAATACTTCTATTTTAGGCTTGATAGTTATGTTGATTTCAATTTGTAGCTATTTTCTTTCCTATTTTGTTTGGAGAGTTGTGGCGAGAAGCTGGGAAATATACTGCTATTCTTTCCTTTGCTTTTTTTATGCAAGTACTTGTGTCCCCTATATCGCAAACTGCTAA
- a CDS encoding glycosyltransferase has product MKFIGPLYGSDKRDAFAAASLFILPSYSEGAPMVILEALGAGVPVITTQASPWHDLATYRCGYWTGINVEEIQRALTNAFNLTESELKEMGQRGRSLVGKYYTWENSSEMIIQFYKWLKGEITERPIFVK; this is encoded by the coding sequence GTGAAATTTATCGGCCCCCTATATGGATCAGACAAAAGGGATGCATTCGCAGCTGCCAGTCTTTTTATCTTACCTTCTTATAGCGAAGGAGCGCCAATGGTCATTCTTGAAGCATTGGGTGCTGGAGTTCCAGTTATCACAACTCAAGCGTCACCTTGGCATGATTTAGCTACTTATCGTTGTGGGTATTGGACAGGGATCAATGTTGAAGAGATTCAGAGAGCTCTTACGAACGCGTTTAATCTTACTGAATCAGAGTTAAAAGAAATGGGTCAGAGGGGAAGGAGTCTTGTAGGCAAGTATTATACTTGGGAAAATTCATCTGAAATGATTATACAGTTCTATAAGTGGCTGAAGGGCGAGATCACAGAAAGACCAATCTTTGTAAAGTAG
- a CDS encoding tyrosine-protein kinase domain-containing protein — protein MTKANDDINLLQVFSTLRRSLLPILGATLLVGAGTYLVSRAQPPVYESRSSIISLFSNVGNQVVNNTLVTAPPLPQGALDEALRSSAVTKDIMQSVNNAGVGTEQTEAIRKELQNSLATGKTSMISVNSRLDTQQRGVYEIIAHAGTPRAARELAGATVNALLAWDGARAQRGVTNARKNIEAQLRSLDARLSTAPAGSPDALSLSAARGLLLQNLSQVAVLEQTSSGTLSQGADPSDPIAPVAPRPTRNAALAALLTLFAASGLTLLLSSLRGRVNNTADLMPLGLPVLGQLPLLSRRELGIGILRAGRSGRLYDSLGFLRINIKSVAGDPVRILAITSSRPGAGKSSVVATLSASFAEEGKKVLLIDADMHRPTQHRLWNMSSTVTVPLPGAQEDLSSAQATLPFALQHPELACALHDPTQPNIDLLPAGQLGRQGQQLLNRPDLAELLHRWASAYDLVLIDTPPILALADTLRLTMSTDGVVLVVESGETSFDELERVQQISQQNGVKLLGTVLNKMPRSEQSYYYGYNYAELPQK, from the coding sequence ATGACCAAAGCCAACGACGACATCAATCTCTTGCAGGTGTTCAGCACCCTGCGGCGAAGCTTGCTGCCCATTCTGGGCGCTACTCTGCTGGTGGGAGCGGGCACGTACCTGGTGTCGCGGGCGCAGCCGCCGGTGTATGAATCGCGCAGCAGCATCATCAGCCTCTTCAGCAACGTGGGCAACCAGGTGGTGAACAATACCCTGGTGACGGCTCCGCCACTGCCGCAGGGCGCTCTCGACGAAGCGCTGCGCTCTAGCGCCGTGACCAAGGACATCATGCAGAGCGTGAACAACGCGGGTGTGGGCACTGAGCAGACCGAGGCGATCCGCAAGGAGCTGCAAAACAGTCTTGCCACCGGCAAGACCAGCATGATCAGCGTCAACTCGCGCCTCGACACCCAGCAGCGCGGCGTGTACGAGATCATTGCCCACGCCGGTACGCCGCGCGCGGCCCGGGAGCTGGCCGGGGCGACCGTCAATGCTCTGCTGGCCTGGGACGGGGCCCGGGCCCAGCGAGGTGTGACGAACGCCCGCAAGAACATCGAAGCGCAGCTGCGCTCGCTGGACGCCCGGCTTAGCACCGCGCCGGCCGGCAGTCCGGACGCCCTCAGCCTCAGCGCGGCGCGGGGCCTGCTGCTGCAGAACCTCTCACAGGTGGCGGTGCTGGAGCAGACTTCCAGCGGCACCTTATCGCAGGGCGCCGATCCCAGCGACCCGATCGCGCCGGTGGCGCCCCGACCCACCCGCAACGCGGCGCTGGCGGCCCTGCTGACCTTGTTTGCCGCCAGCGGCCTGACCCTGCTGCTCAGTTCTCTGCGCGGACGCGTCAACAACACCGCCGACCTGATGCCGTTGGGCCTGCCGGTTCTGGGCCAGCTGCCACTGCTGTCGCGCCGGGAATTGGGCATAGGGATCCTGCGCGCCGGACGTAGCGGGCGCCTGTATGACTCATTGGGCTTTTTGCGCATCAACATCAAGAGCGTGGCCGGCGATCCGGTGAGGATTCTGGCGATCACCAGCAGCCGCCCCGGCGCCGGTAAAAGCAGCGTGGTGGCCACCCTCAGCGCCAGCTTCGCCGAGGAAGGCAAGAAGGTGCTGCTGATTGACGCCGACATGCACCGCCCCACCCAGCACCGCCTCTGGAACATGAGCAGTACCGTCACCGTTCCGCTGCCGGGCGCTCAGGAGGACCTGAGCAGCGCCCAGGCCACCCTGCCCTTTGCGTTGCAACACCCCGAACTCGCCTGCGCCCTGCACGACCCGACCCAGCCCAATATCGACCTGTTGCCGGCAGGGCAACTGGGTCGCCAGGGCCAGCAACTGCTCAACCGCCCCGATCTGGCCGAGCTGCTGCACCGCTGGGCCAGCGCTTACGACCTGGTGCTGATCGACACGCCGCCGATTCTGGCGCTGGCCGACACCCTGCGCCTTACCATGAGCACCGACGGAGTGGTTCTGGTGGTTGAATCCGGCGAGACCAGTTTCGACGAGCTCGAACGGGTGCAGCAGATTTCACAGCAAAACGGCGTCAAGCTTCTCGGCACCGTACTCAACAAAATGCCGCGCTCGGAGCAGAGTTATTACTACGGGTACAATTACGCCGAACTGCCACAAAAATAA
- a CDS encoding polysaccharide biosynthesis protein produces the protein MLEVLNEKTILITGGTGSFGNELLHLIKDTSVKEIRIFSRDELKQEQMRLRLNNPRVKFYIGDVRDRDSVDQVMEGVDLAFHAAALKQVPSCEFFPMQAVMTNIVGSHNIVESAITHRVKSLVCLSTDKAVFPVNAMGMSKGIMEKIATAAARRLGESDTVISSVRYGNVMYSRGSVIPLFISQIKQGRPLTVTDPEMTRFLLSLRSAIDLVLFAFENAAQGDIFVRKAPACTVADLAQALKNLFTSDVPIQIIGTRHAEKLFETLATAGEIAKAEDMGEYLRVRMDDRDLNYAKYFTEGRLEEATLEDYTSHNTERLNVQQVEALLLSLPELRAEIETWHSRGSA, from the coding sequence GTGTTAGAAGTCTTAAACGAGAAGACAATTTTGATTACAGGCGGCACAGGATCTTTCGGCAACGAACTTCTGCATCTCATAAAAGATACTTCCGTTAAAGAAATCCGTATATTTAGTCGAGACGAACTCAAGCAAGAGCAAATGCGGTTGAGACTAAACAATCCAAGAGTCAAGTTTTATATAGGCGATGTCCGTGACCGTGATAGTGTTGACCAAGTTATGGAAGGAGTTGACCTTGCCTTTCATGCAGCAGCTCTTAAGCAAGTTCCATCGTGCGAATTCTTTCCCATGCAAGCAGTTATGACTAATATTGTAGGGAGCCACAATATCGTGGAATCAGCAATAACCCACCGAGTCAAATCCTTGGTCTGCCTTAGCACTGATAAAGCTGTCTTTCCAGTCAATGCCATGGGCATGAGCAAAGGCATTATGGAAAAGATCGCTACTGCAGCGGCGCGTCGTTTGGGTGAGAGCGATACCGTAATCTCCAGTGTGCGTTACGGCAATGTTATGTATTCACGAGGCTCGGTTATTCCACTCTTCATAAGTCAGATAAAGCAAGGTCGGCCGCTGACAGTCACTGACCCGGAGATGACCCGTTTTCTGCTGTCTCTCAGAAGCGCCATCGATCTAGTACTCTTCGCTTTTGAAAATGCAGCTCAGGGTGACATTTTCGTTCGTAAAGCGCCCGCCTGTACCGTAGCTGACTTAGCCCAAGCCCTGAAAAATTTGTTCACTTCTGATGTGCCAATTCAAATTATTGGTACACGCCATGCTGAGAAGCTCTTTGAGACGCTTGCTACGGCAGGAGAAATTGCGAAAGCCGAGGATATGGGTGAGTATTTACGGGTAAGGATGGATGACCGCGACCTTAACTATGCAAAATACTTTACTGAAGGACGTCTTGAAGAAGCAACACTCGAAGATTACACTTCGCATAACACTGAACGGCTGAACGTACAACAGGTAGAAGCACTCCTGCTCTCCTTGCCTGAACTACGTGCTGAGATAGAGACGTGGCACAGCCGCGGGTCCGCCTGA
- the wecB gene encoding non-hydrolyzing UDP-N-acetylglucosamine 2-epimerase — MSVVGTRPEIIRLSRVLAALDKYTDHVLIHTGQNYDYELNGVFFEDLGVRRPDHFLEAAGSTAAETIGQILIRIDPVLERERPDALLILGDTNSCLAAIPAKRRKVPIFHMEAGNRCFDQRVPEETNRKIVDHISDINLTYSSIAREYLLREGLPADRVIKTGSPMFEVLHHYAFQIEASDVLPRLRLSEGQYFVASIHREENVDSEDHLRKLHSILNTVVEVYDQRMIVSTHPRTRKRIEALGLTFDPRVELLKPLGFHDYVHLQKYARAVLSDSGTITEESSILNFPALNVREAHERPEGMEEAAVIMTGLSTERVMQGLDVLAQQPRGEERLLRLVADYSMPNVSDKVVRLILSYTDYINRVVWRKVEEA, encoded by the coding sequence ATGAGCGTTGTAGGTACCCGGCCCGAGATTATCCGGCTCTCGCGAGTACTGGCGGCTTTGGACAAATACACCGATCACGTCCTCATCCATACAGGCCAAAATTACGATTACGAACTCAACGGGGTTTTTTTTGAGGACCTCGGTGTGCGCCGCCCTGACCACTTTCTGGAGGCGGCGGGGAGCACAGCCGCCGAAACTATAGGGCAAATTCTAATCCGCATCGATCCTGTACTGGAGCGCGAGCGTCCCGACGCCCTCCTCATTCTAGGTGACACCAACAGTTGCCTGGCAGCCATTCCTGCCAAACGCCGCAAAGTTCCCATCTTTCATATGGAGGCAGGCAACCGGTGTTTCGATCAACGCGTACCTGAAGAGACCAACCGTAAGATCGTGGATCATATCAGTGACATCAACCTAACCTACTCTTCCATCGCTCGCGAGTATCTGCTGCGCGAGGGATTACCTGCTGATAGGGTGATTAAGACGGGAAGTCCCATGTTCGAGGTGTTGCATCACTATGCATTCCAAATTGAGGCGTCGGACGTCCTACCTCGGCTGAGGTTGAGCGAGGGACAGTATTTCGTCGCCAGTATCCACCGAGAGGAAAATGTAGACAGCGAGGATCATCTGCGCAAGCTGCACTCAATACTCAATACTGTCGTGGAGGTCTATGATCAGCGTATGATCGTCAGCACTCATCCGCGCACCCGCAAACGCATCGAAGCGCTGGGTCTGACGTTCGATCCCCGTGTAGAACTGCTCAAGCCGTTGGGTTTTCACGATTACGTGCATCTTCAAAAATACGCCCGTGCGGTTCTCTCCGACAGTGGTACCATTACCGAAGAGTCCTCAATTCTCAATTTTCCGGCCCTCAATGTGCGAGAAGCACATGAACGGCCCGAAGGCATGGAGGAAGCGGCTGTGATTATGACGGGCCTCAGCACCGAGCGCGTGATGCAGGGCCTGGACGTTCTGGCCCAACAGCCGCGTGGAGAAGAGCGCCTATTGCGGCTTGTGGCCGACTATTCTATGCCCAACGTATCAGACAAGGTGGTTCGGCTGATTTTGAGCTATACCGATTACATCAACCGGGTCGTGTGGCGCAAGGTCGAGGAAGCGTAG